A region from the Flavobacterium enshiense genome encodes:
- a CDS encoding di-heme oxidoredictase family protein, protein MKNKAYLILIVMTLGISTLTSCEDILTDAPADEEILDGPVEGLTSSEMLEFLEGDVAFNEEVFTTETGLGPLFVSTSCVSCHAGDGKGHPFTTLTRFGQTDATGNQFMHLGAPQLQNRALPGYLPEQIPAGATSAKFMPPANTGLGFLAALTDAQILANADPNDNNGDGISGVPNYITPPAFFLPKWFHQEINGKYIGRYGKKAAAIDLLHQTVNAYNQDMGITSSFSPIDTYSGLEIDPEVSNKTVNSVVFYLRTLKAPKRRNQNDAEVQAGEALFSNLKCAECHKPQWTTPNSDIASLSNKTFYPYTDLLLHDMGSGLNDGYTEGTALTSEWRTPPLWGIGLAKKSQGGQYFLLHDGRARSIEEAILMHGGEANSSKNAYQQLTSGEKQKLIKFIESL, encoded by the coding sequence ATGAAAAACAAGGCATATCTAATTTTAATTGTTATGACTTTAGGGATAAGCACCCTAACCTCTTGTGAAGATATATTAACAGATGCTCCTGCCGATGAAGAAATTTTAGACGGGCCCGTTGAAGGATTGACTTCTTCGGAAATGTTAGAATTCTTAGAAGGTGATGTTGCTTTCAATGAAGAAGTATTTACAACCGAAACAGGTTTGGGACCATTATTTGTTTCTACCAGTTGTGTGTCCTGTCATGCGGGGGACGGAAAAGGACATCCTTTTACTACTTTAACCCGATTTGGACAAACAGATGCCACAGGTAATCAATTCATGCATTTGGGTGCGCCACAGTTGCAAAACAGAGCCTTACCGGGGTATTTACCAGAGCAAATTCCTGCGGGAGCTACTTCAGCTAAGTTTATGCCTCCTGCAAATACAGGTTTAGGTTTTTTAGCCGCTTTAACCGATGCACAAATTTTAGCAAATGCAGACCCCAATGATAATAATGGAGATGGAATTTCAGGTGTACCAAACTATATTACACCTCCAGCTTTCTTTTTGCCAAAATGGTTTCATCAGGAAATTAACGGAAAATACATTGGTCGCTACGGAAAAAAAGCGGCAGCTATCGATTTGTTGCATCAAACCGTTAATGCCTATAATCAGGACATGGGAATTACCTCTTCTTTTTCTCCAATCGACACCTATTCGGGATTAGAAATTGACCCTGAAGTTTCAAACAAAACAGTAAACAGTGTAGTGTTTTACTTGAGAACCTTAAAAGCACCCAAACGAAGAAATCAAAATGATGCTGAAGTTCAAGCAGGTGAAGCTTTATTCTCAAATTTAAAATGTGCAGAATGCCATAAACCGCAATGGACAACACCAAACAGTGATATTGCCAGTTTATCCAACAAAACTTTTTACCCATATACCGATTTACTGTTACACGATATGGGAAGTGGCTTAAACGACGGTTATACAGAAGGAACTGCATTAACAAGCGAATGGAGAACTCCGCCTTTATGGGGAATTGGGCTGGCTAAAAAATCGCAAGGTGGACAATATTTTTTACTGCATGACGGTAGAGCCAGAAGTATTGAAGAAGCAATTTTAATGCACGGCGGTGAAGCTAACAGCAGTAAAAATGCGTACCAGCAATTAACATCGGGTGAAAAACAAAAACTGATAAAATTCATTGAAAGTTTATAG
- a CDS encoding DUF6660 family protein, with protein sequence MKWLNIILSIYLIVLASMPCADMEVNSAGHSLEAHRADHDNHSHDKSKDLCSPFCICNCCGAQVLSYFPSISYDFPVIATVIKTKEPFYKPVFASYFFGSIWQPPQIV encoded by the coding sequence GTGAAATGGTTAAATATCATATTATCAATTTATTTAATAGTCTTGGCATCTATGCCTTGTGCTGATATGGAAGTAAATAGTGCTGGGCATTCTTTGGAAGCGCATCGGGCTGACCATGACAACCATTCACACGACAAGAGTAAAGATTTGTGTTCGCCTTTTTGCATTTGCAATTGCTGTGGAGCGCAGGTTTTGAGTTACTTTCCTTCCATCAGTTATGATTTTCCTGTAATTGCTACAGTTATAAAGACCAAAGAGCCATTTTATAAGCCAGTTTTTGCTTCCTATTTCTTTGGAAGTATTTGGCAACCTCCTCAAATAGTATAA
- a CDS encoding Rieske (2Fe-2S) protein — MDRKEFLKICGFSCLGVLGLSGMMQSCGTTHYASTNVQGNRLIVSKKEFEIIKNDTIRYRNHVVSKIEGINYPIIIYKNLNDTYSAFLLRCSHQGAELTVNGDVLTCSAHGSEFGKNGEVIQGPAEQQLTAFKVQTDAQNIYIQLS, encoded by the coding sequence ATGGACAGAAAAGAATTTTTAAAGATTTGTGGCTTTTCCTGTTTAGGAGTTTTGGGATTGTCTGGGATGATGCAAAGTTGTGGAACAACTCATTATGCTTCTACAAATGTTCAAGGCAATCGATTGATTGTGTCTAAAAAAGAATTTGAAATAATCAAAAACGACACCATTCGTTACAGAAATCATGTTGTTAGCAAAATAGAAGGTATCAACTATCCGATTATCATATACAAAAACCTAAATGATACTTATTCAGCATTTTTGTTAAGATGCTCTCATCAAGGAGCCGAACTTACCGTTAATGGTGATGTATTAACCTGTTCAGCTCATGGAAGCGAATTTGGTAAAAACGGTGAGGTTATTCAAGGACCCGCAGAACAACAATTAACCGCATTTAAAGTGCAAACCGATGCACAAAACATTTACATTCAATTATCCTAA